The following coding sequences lie in one Methanothermobacter sp. MT-2 genomic window:
- a CDS encoding RNA modification enzyme, MiaB family translates to MRAYIETFGCTFNKGDSEIMAGILSKNGIRLVDTIEEADLIIINTCYVKHPTEHKVINRIKKVQELYPSKPLIVAGCMIEIDPEKLEKIAPSASWIGPHKIHRIYKVANRVVAGERIKETGLSLIRKAGMPKIRFNPHIHIIQLCEGCLGECSYCCTRFARGKLRSYPIEAIKKEAEDALLEGCKELQLTAQDTAAYGRDIGRSLPELLNEITSLEENFRIRVGMMHPRNVLNILEDLIEAFKSEKIYKFLHLPVQSGNNKILEDMGRGYTVEDFKHIVESFREKIPGISIATDIIVGYPTEDEKAFQDTCKLLKEIKPNFIHLSKYKHRPRALSSSLKELDFNTVKKRSKIIEKIKSEITIQDNIKLVGTSQEILVVEKGRKGGFIGRTNSYIPVITEKGDPGSFLKVKINGATNTYLTAT, encoded by the coding sequence ATGCGAGCATACATTGAAACATTCGGATGCACTTTTAACAAAGGCGACTCTGAAATAATGGCAGGAATACTCTCAAAGAATGGTATAAGGTTAGTGGACACCATCGAAGAAGCAGACCTCATCATAATAAACACATGCTATGTTAAACATCCCACAGAACATAAAGTCATCAACAGGATAAAAAAAGTCCAGGAACTTTATCCTTCAAAGCCATTGATAGTGGCCGGATGCATGATAGAAATAGACCCTGAAAAACTGGAGAAGATAGCCCCAAGTGCAAGTTGGATAGGACCGCATAAAATCCATAGAATATATAAGGTGGCCAATCGTGTCGTGGCGGGTGAAAGGATAAAAGAGACGGGATTATCCCTGATAAGAAAAGCTGGGATGCCTAAGATAAGATTTAATCCCCACATTCATATAATACAATTATGTGAAGGATGTCTTGGGGAATGTAGCTATTGTTGCACCCGCTTTGCCAGGGGAAAACTACGAAGCTATCCCATAGAGGCTATAAAAAAAGAAGCAGAGGATGCGCTGCTAGAAGGCTGTAAAGAATTGCAATTAACAGCCCAGGATACAGCAGCTTATGGTAGGGACATAGGCAGAAGCCTTCCAGAACTCCTCAATGAAATAACCTCCCTAGAGGAAAATTTCAGGATAAGGGTGGGTATGATGCACCCAAGGAACGTGCTTAACATACTAGAAGATCTTATAGAAGCATTCAAATCAGAAAAGATTTACAAATTCCTCCATTTACCAGTTCAAAGCGGAAACAACAAAATTTTAGAGGATATGGGACGGGGATACACAGTAGAAGATTTCAAGCATATAGTGGAAAGTTTCAGGGAAAAAATACCTGGAATATCAATTGCAACAGATATAATAGTTGGATATCCAACCGAAGACGAAAAAGCATTCCAAGACACTTGTAAACTTTTAAAAGAGATAAAACCTAACTTCATCCACCTATCAAAGTATAAACATCGGCCAAGGGCACTATCATCATCACTCAAAGAACTAGACTTCAACACCGTTAAAAAACGCTCAAAGATAATAGAAAAGATAAAATCTGAAATAACAATACAAGATAACATTAAACTGGTGGGAACATCCCAGGAGATCCTAGTAGTTGAAAAAGGCAGAAAGGGAGGGTTCATAGGAAGGACAAACTCTTATATACCAGTTATAACAGAAAAAGGAGATCCTGGATCATTCCTAAAAGTTAAAATTAATGGGGCGACTAACACATATCTCACAGCAACCTAA
- a CDS encoding AAA+ class ATPase with chaperone activity, which produces MDYYHDEKMQRFFEALKRPKSLDEIDLSRKFIEDLILKIIATYGTIKVKDMHEITGLHVNILEECLRHMEDDELCASIGGGFLFPSVTYAIKMKGRKLAEKLLKENPYIGLAPVRYELYFKVMEKQLEGRFPIKIPDKIIEKAFEDVVGSEKAKEILVNAATIGKGFFIYGPPGTGKTFITSKLSNLLPPLLIPRYIEFNEQVIQLYDPDFHRLSREQPEDPRWVKVYAPFVFTGSELTIRKLETNFNKNKGVYETSPIIKANGGVLLLDDLGRQKEDHNMLLNRLIIPLENRKEMVYIKGVPVAIHAHFIPVFSTNLDISIMDEAHLRRAPLHIFLQAPPIDEIIEVFRRNLDLIGEEYEEDVFERFRLLYTPKDKGGEGLNPTFAHAKDLAQIAQAVRINRGKDKIDVEILEEALNKHVLINLQRMNIDIAELHEQLRTFRIKTPQLKEAKRLLLAYGAVGVGFEGDSILADFEATITPTQLIEYLNNNSVDVEKIDIITETKRELRKIILSTGASS; this is translated from the coding sequence TTGGATTATTACCATGATGAAAAAATGCAAAGATTCTTCGAAGCCTTAAAACGGCCAAAGAGCCTCGATGAAATAGATCTTTCCCGAAAATTTATAGAAGATCTTATCCTCAAAATCATAGCCACCTATGGGACTATAAAAGTTAAAGACATGCATGAAATCACAGGATTACATGTGAACATACTTGAAGAATGCCTACGGCACATGGAAGACGATGAACTCTGCGCTTCCATAGGAGGAGGCTTCCTATTCCCCAGTGTGACATATGCTATAAAAATGAAGGGAAGAAAACTTGCGGAAAAACTCCTAAAAGAAAACCCCTACATTGGACTGGCCCCTGTAAGATACGAATTATATTTTAAGGTGATGGAGAAACAACTGGAAGGAAGATTCCCTATCAAGATACCTGATAAGATCATCGAGAAAGCCTTTGAGGATGTTGTTGGCAGCGAAAAAGCTAAAGAGATCCTAGTGAATGCGGCTACAATCGGCAAAGGCTTTTTTATATATGGTCCTCCAGGCACGGGTAAAACCTTCATCACAAGTAAATTGTCAAACCTGCTCCCCCCACTTTTAATCCCACGTTATATCGAATTTAATGAACAGGTAATCCAATTATATGATCCGGATTTTCACAGACTATCCAGGGAACAACCAGAAGACCCAAGATGGGTTAAAGTATATGCACCCTTTGTATTCACAGGATCTGAACTTACAATTAGAAAACTGGAGACAAACTTCAACAAAAACAAGGGAGTATATGAGACATCACCAATCATAAAAGCAAATGGTGGCGTCCTACTACTTGATGATCTTGGAAGGCAAAAAGAAGATCATAACATGCTACTAAACCGTCTTATAATACCCCTAGAAAACAGGAAGGAGATGGTATATATCAAGGGTGTGCCAGTAGCTATACATGCACACTTCATCCCAGTATTCTCCACAAACCTTGACATAAGTATAATGGATGAAGCCCACCTACGAAGAGCACCTTTACACATATTCCTCCAAGCCCCACCCATAGATGAGATCATTGAAGTATTCAGGAGAAACCTAGATCTGATAGGTGAAGAATACGAAGAAGACGTCTTTGAAAGATTCAGATTACTCTACACTCCCAAAGACAAGGGTGGTGAAGGATTAAACCCAACATTTGCACATGCCAAGGACCTTGCCCAGATAGCCCAGGCCGTGAGGATAAACCGTGGAAAAGATAAAATAGATGTTGAAATACTAGAAGAGGCCTTGAATAAGCATGTTCTCATAAACCTTCAACGTATGAATATTGACATAGCAGAATTGCATGAGCAGTTGCGTACTTTCAGGATAAAAACTCCACAACTTAAGGAGGCTAAAAGGTTATTGTTGGCTTATGGAGCTGTTGGGGTGGGCTTTGAAGGCGATTCAATACTCGCAGATTTTGAGGCTACAATAACCCCCACACAGTTAATAGAATACCTTAATAATAATAGTGTGGATGTTGAAAAGATAGATATTATAACAGAGACTAAAAGGGAGCTCCGGAAAATTATCCTTAGTACAGGGGCGTCCTCATGA
- a CDS encoding 30S ribosomal protein S8e, with protein sequence MAIWQGKSNRKPTGGRLKKNRGKRKYELGREAAETRIGERKMRTIRTRGGNRKLRLVTDTQINVVDPDTNKVEVAEILNVIENRANPHFVRRNIITKGAIVETSKGIARVTSRPGQHGILNGILIKK encoded by the coding sequence ATGGCGATATGGCAAGGTAAATCTAATAGGAAACCAACCGGTGGAAGGTTGAAAAAGAACAGAGGAAAAAGAAAATATGAGCTTGGAAGAGAAGCTGCCGAGACAAGAATCGGTGAAAGGAAGATGAGGACTATAAGGACAAGGGGAGGTAACAGGAAGCTTAGACTTGTAACAGACACCCAGATAAACGTGGTGGACCCTGACACCAACAAAGTAGAAGTTGCAGAAATACTAAATGTAATAGAAAACAGGGCAAACCCACACTTTGTAAGGAGAAACATCATAACAAAGGGTGCCATTGTAGAGACAAGTAAAGGTATTGCCAGGGTAACATCAAGACCAGGGCAACATGGCATACTCAACGGCATATTAATCAAAAAATAG
- a CDS encoding DNA polymerase: MAENLKKEILSQVEKFLDYINNKLPKGMELEYEGFYQRGFFVTKKRYALIEDDTIIAKGLELVRRDWAPIAKKTQQMVLKAILKDGSPKKAKNIIKKVINDIKKGNVKVEDLIIHTQITKNLDEYKQIGPHIIAARRSLMKGRRIERGSIIRYIIVKGREPISQRAVPVEDFKGEYDPDYYIENQVLAAVSRIMTSLGYSTDDLLILASGERQSSLDAFI; encoded by the coding sequence TTGGCTGAGAACCTGAAAAAGGAGATACTCTCCCAGGTTGAAAAATTCTTGGATTATATCAATAACAAACTCCCAAAGGGGATGGAACTCGAATATGAGGGCTTCTACCAGAGAGGTTTCTTCGTAACCAAGAAAAGATACGCCCTAATAGAAGATGATACTATCATCGCCAAGGGCCTGGAACTTGTAAGGAGGGACTGGGCGCCCATAGCCAAAAAAACACAGCAGATGGTCCTTAAAGCCATACTAAAGGACGGATCCCCCAAAAAGGCCAAGAACATTATAAAAAAAGTTATAAATGATATCAAAAAAGGTAATGTGAAGGTTGAGGATCTCATCATACACACACAGATCACCAAGAACCTTGATGAATACAAACAAATAGGCCCCCATATAATAGCAGCTAGAAGATCCCTTATGAAGGGTAGGAGAATTGAAAGAGGATCAATCATACGCTACATTATAGTGAAGGGCAGAGAACCCATCAGTCAACGGGCAGTGCCAGTTGAAGATTTCAAAGGAGAATACGACCCAGATTACTATATAGAAAATCAAGTTCTAGCTGCCGTATCCCGTATAATGACCTCCCTCGGATACTCAACAGATGATCTGCTAATCCTAGCGAGTGGTGAAAGGCAGAGTAGCCTAGACGCATTCATCTAA
- a CDS encoding predicted phosphomevalonate kinase, translated as MNGRIITSSRLHLTLIDLNGERGRIDGGVGITLKKPNLIIKAVSNGEFKTIFAEENLEEELIREYTAKIEKAAKNTLTRLKNVEKFDFIIEKTFPAHSGLGSGTQVSLATAKLITSLSGMEMDSWELAKIVGRGGTSGIGVASFEYGGFIVDGGHNRREKTDFLPSSASQASPPPVIARYDFPEDWKIIVAVPRIDKVVSGKKEVNIFQEYCPIPLKEVERLSHIILMKMMPSVLEEDIDSFGEAINEIQRIGFKRVERKLQHPIIDKTIENMLSSGAVGAGMSSFGPAVYAITDTNPKDVLKAAEETIKDIGGMALITNAQNSGAKYE; from the coding sequence ATGAATGGAAGGATCATAACATCCTCGAGATTGCATTTAACCCTAATAGATCTTAACGGTGAAAGGGGTCGTATTGATGGTGGCGTTGGCATCACACTCAAAAAACCCAATCTAATTATAAAAGCAGTATCCAATGGAGAATTCAAAACAATATTCGCCGAAGAAAACCTTGAAGAAGAACTCATCAGAGAATACACAGCCAAGATAGAAAAAGCAGCCAAGAACACGCTAACTCGCCTTAAAAACGTTGAAAAATTCGATTTCATTATAGAGAAGACCTTCCCTGCGCATTCTGGTCTGGGATCAGGGACTCAGGTTTCCCTTGCCACAGCAAAGCTTATAACAAGTTTATCTGGGATGGAAATGGACTCATGGGAACTTGCAAAGATAGTTGGTAGGGGAGGGACTTCAGGGATAGGAGTGGCCTCATTTGAATACGGAGGTTTTATAGTTGACGGAGGCCATAATAGAAGGGAAAAAACAGATTTTCTACCATCATCAGCATCCCAGGCATCACCACCACCCGTAATAGCCAGATACGATTTCCCAGAAGACTGGAAAATCATAGTAGCAGTTCCAAGGATAGACAAAGTAGTATCTGGTAAAAAAGAGGTTAACATATTCCAAGAATATTGTCCAATCCCCCTAAAAGAAGTTGAAAGACTATCCCATATAATCCTGATGAAAATGATGCCATCAGTCCTCGAAGAAGACATTGACTCATTCGGAGAAGCCATAAATGAAATCCAAAGGATAGGATTCAAAAGGGTTGAAAGAAAACTCCAACATCCAATTATAGACAAGACAATAGAAAACATGTTATCAAGCGGAGCTGTAGGCGCTGGTATGAGCTCATTCGGACCAGCAGTTTATGCTATCACAGACACAAACCCCAAAGACGTTCTAAAAGCGGCTGAAGAAACAATAAAAGACATTGGGGGCATGGCCCTCATAACAAATGCTCAAAACAGCGGGGCTAAATATGAATAA
- a CDS encoding hydrolase, translating into MPKAVYFDIDDTLYDTSSFARLARKAALSVMIEAGLPLKQEEAYSLLRNIIDEKGSNYDKHFNVLTEKVFGEEKPLLIALGVITYHNVKFALLRPFPQTIPTLIYLKGKGYNLGVISNGLTIKQWEKLIRLGIHHFFDEVVTSEEVGFQKPDIEIFREALNRMGCKPEDSVMVGDKFREDIIGAVNAGMSAILVKPKLEEDEKRHIKSEKLDIEIISNIGELKDIL; encoded by the coding sequence ATGCCAAAAGCCGTATACTTCGATATTGATGACACACTATATGACACATCAAGCTTTGCAAGGTTAGCCCGAAAAGCCGCTTTAAGTGTTATGATAGAAGCCGGACTACCCCTCAAACAGGAAGAAGCTTACTCTCTCCTCAGGAATATCATAGATGAAAAGGGATCAAATTATGATAAACATTTTAACGTGCTTACAGAGAAAGTTTTTGGAGAGGAAAAACCACTGCTCATAGCATTAGGTGTGATAACATATCATAATGTTAAATTCGCCCTTCTAAGACCATTCCCCCAGACCATACCCACCCTAATATACCTTAAAGGCAAAGGTTACAACCTTGGAGTGATATCCAATGGCCTCACCATAAAACAATGGGAGAAACTGATAAGACTAGGCATACACCATTTCTTTGACGAAGTTGTCACATCAGAAGAAGTAGGATTCCAGAAACCAGACATTGAAATATTTAGAGAAGCCCTCAATAGAATGGGATGTAAACCTGAAGATTCTGTTATGGTTGGAGATAAATTTAGAGAGGATATAATAGGCGCTGTGAACGCGGGAATGTCAGCAATACTCGTCAAACCCAAATTAGAAGAGGATGAGAAAAGACATATAAAGAGTGAAAAGCTTGACATCGAGATCATATCCAATATAGGGGAACTAAAAGATATCCTGTGA
- a CDS encoding sensory transduction histidine kinase has product MFFFVNTVTIFLSEQIDAQRRQLEESEKKYRSLFELSPKYILVLNLKGKILDLNKATSELIGLKKGKLVGKSFELGFILPERIKEIKEKLKIIEKGSEVKPYETKLLDSKGNEHYVRVFSRLVKIGGDDLLIVVIEDLTDIKKTQKELEKTVKEKELLIKETYHRVKNNLMIISSLLSLQSRYLKDKRALELFKESENRARSMALIHERLYRSSNLKEIDIAEYLQTVASGIFNSYAIPGIKLNLDLDKVKMDVELAIPIGLIVNELVTNSLKHAFPEGAEGEVNLKLKSLNDEILLEVSDNGVGFPDSLDWQKTSSLGLQLVKSLSDQINADVEMISDDGTTFRIKVPKKGLV; this is encoded by the coding sequence ATGTTCTTTTTTGTGAACACGGTTACAATATTTTTATCTGAGCAAATAGATGCCCAGAGGAGGCAATTAGAAGAAAGTGAAAAAAAGTATCGTTCACTCTTTGAACTCTCACCCAAGTATATATTAGTTCTTAATTTGAAAGGGAAGATCCTTGATCTGAATAAAGCCACCAGCGAACTGATCGGGTTAAAAAAGGGCAAATTAGTGGGTAAATCCTTTGAATTGGGTTTCATCCTCCCAGAGAGGATTAAAGAGATTAAAGAGAAATTGAAGATTATAGAAAAGGGAAGTGAGGTTAAACCCTATGAAACTAAACTTTTAGATTCCAAGGGAAATGAACATTATGTTAGAGTTTTCTCTAGGCTTGTTAAGATTGGTGGAGATGATCTGCTTATTGTTGTGATCGAAGATCTAACTGATATTAAAAAGACGCAAAAAGAGTTGGAAAAAACAGTTAAGGAGAAGGAGTTGCTCATTAAAGAGACCTACCATAGAGTGAAGAATAATCTCATGATAATCTCCAGTCTTTTAAGCCTACAATCAAGGTACCTAAAGGATAAAAGGGCCCTTGAACTTTTCAAGGAAAGCGAGAACAGGGCCAGATCCATGGCGTTAATTCATGAGAGACTTTATCGTTCCTCTAACCTTAAAGAGATTGACATAGCAGAATATCTCCAGACAGTTGCCAGTGGAATATTCAACAGTTATGCCATTCCTGGGATAAAACTCAACTTGGATCTTGACAAGGTAAAAATGGATGTGGAATTGGCCATACCAATTGGCCTCATAGTAAATGAGCTTGTAACAAATTCTTTAAAGCATGCGTTCCCAGAAGGTGCTGAGGGAGAGGTTAACTTAAAATTGAAGTCATTGAATGATGAGATACTACTTGAGGTAAGTGATAATGGAGTGGGCTTCCCAGACAGTCTTGATTGGCAGAAAACTTCATCTTTAGGTCTGCAATTAGTTAAAAGTTTATCTGATCAGATTAATGCTGATGTCGAAATGATATCAGATGATGGGACCACATTTAGGATTAAAGTACCTAAAAAGGGTCTTGTTTAA
- a CDS encoding 3-isopropylmalate dehydratase small subunit: MNKIIQGRTWKFPDNIDTDVIIPGRYLRTFSLDELASHVMEGIRPDFADKIRKGDIIVAGKNFGCGSSREQAPRALKHAGISAIIAKSFARIFYRNAINIGLPVIIADIKAKEGDTLKIDLEKGIIENKSTRETFRIRPFDDFILGILEDGGLVEHYLKRYGNMR; this comes from the coding sequence ATGAATAAGATAATCCAAGGAAGAACATGGAAATTCCCAGATAACATCGACACCGATGTTATAATACCTGGAAGATACCTTAGAACCTTCAGTTTAGACGAACTTGCAAGTCACGTTATGGAAGGTATAAGACCAGACTTCGCAGATAAAATAAGAAAAGGGGATATAATAGTAGCAGGTAAAAATTTCGGATGCGGCTCATCAAGGGAACAAGCACCCCGCGCACTCAAACATGCAGGTATATCAGCAATAATAGCAAAATCCTTCGCGAGAATATTCTACCGAAACGCTATTAACATAGGCCTCCCAGTTATAATAGCTGATATAAAAGCCAAAGAAGGTGACACCCTCAAAATAGACTTGGAAAAGGGGATTATAGAAAACAAAAGTACAAGGGAAACCTTTAGGATAAGACCATTTGACGATTTCATCCTTGGAATATTAGAAGATGGTGGGCTTGTGGAACATTACCTTAAAAGGTATGGGAATATGAGGTAA
- a CDS encoding 5-formyltetrahydrofolate cyclo-ligase gives MKKGKIRKLIWDRLHKLGISKRPKGDYGRIPDFKGSRTAALRLSRTREWKKSKIVFSSPDSAQRPVRELALIHGKDLIMPTPRLKKGYLHIKSATTRGYERSASTIRGAYKFGSPLKDFPKVDIVVEGSVAVDMDGNRLGKGGGYGDREIKELKLQGAISHYTPIVTTVDEAQIVKKVPVEAHDEKINMIVTPNRVIRIQPILLRRLT, from the coding sequence ATGAAAAAGGGAAAAATCAGAAAACTGATATGGGATCGCCTGCACAAACTTGGCATCTCAAAAAGACCCAAGGGAGATTATGGTAGAATACCCGACTTTAAGGGTTCAAGGACTGCTGCATTACGCCTTTCAAGGACAAGAGAATGGAAAAAATCCAAGATAGTATTTTCAAGTCCAGATTCTGCTCAACGTCCAGTAAGGGAACTGGCTTTAATTCATGGAAAAGATCTTATAATGCCCACACCACGACTCAAAAAAGGATACCTCCACATAAAATCGGCCACTACAAGAGGATATGAAAGGTCAGCCTCCACTATAAGAGGAGCATACAAGTTCGGATCACCCCTAAAAGATTTCCCCAAGGTCGATATTGTAGTTGAAGGGTCTGTGGCCGTTGACATGGATGGTAACAGGCTGGGTAAAGGTGGGGGTTATGGTGATCGCGAAATAAAAGAACTCAAGCTTCAAGGTGCAATATCCCATTATACGCCAATTGTAACAACAGTAGATGAAGCTCAGATCGTCAAAAAAGTGCCAGTAGAAGCACATGACGAGAAAATAAACATGATAGTGACCCCAAACCGTGTTATAAGAATACAACCTATTTTATTGAGAAGATTGACTTGA
- a CDS encoding iron dependent transcriptional regulator, with translation MRVALSENIEEYLETLYKLSQRKKLISTSSISRELGIANASATQMLQRLAKMGFVDYSPYKGVKLTMKGYMIAEKIIRKHRLLERFLHDMLKLKQEKIHPQACEMEHALSDDAERALCQLLKQPSHCPDKNPIPPCNLKFETCDECLKRKDDDVEEIGLRDQNLLSLPQLKEMGKGRISFIRGDYKFLKDVMNMGITIGTLIKVLKKIPRIGSVEIEVNGSRIVLEKNIAENIFINAKNH, from the coding sequence ATGAGGGTTGCTTTAAGTGAAAACATTGAAGAATACCTGGAAACTCTCTATAAGCTTTCACAGCGAAAAAAGCTTATAAGTACATCAAGCATATCAAGGGAATTGGGGATAGCCAATGCAAGCGCCACTCAGATGCTCCAGAGATTGGCCAAAATGGGTTTTGTAGATTATTCCCCCTATAAAGGTGTTAAACTTACAATGAAAGGTTATATGATAGCTGAGAAGATTATAAGGAAACATAGGCTGCTTGAAAGGTTTCTGCATGACATGTTAAAATTGAAACAAGAAAAAATACATCCTCAGGCTTGTGAAATGGAGCATGCGCTTTCTGATGATGCTGAAAGAGCCCTTTGCCAATTACTCAAACAGCCAAGCCACTGTCCTGATAAGAATCCCATACCCCCATGTAACCTCAAATTCGAAACATGTGATGAATGTTTAAAAAGGAAGGATGATGATGTTGAAGAAATAGGTTTAAGAGACCAAAATCTCCTATCCCTACCTCAACTAAAAGAAATGGGGAAAGGAAGAATATCCTTTATAAGGGGCGATTACAAGTTCCTAAAAGATGTTATGAACATGGGGATAACCATCGGAACTCTTATAAAAGTCTTGAAAAAGATTCCCCGGATAGGATCTGTTGAAATAGAAGTTAATGGATCAAGGATCGTGCTTGAAAAAAATATTGCGGAGAATATTTTTATAAACGCCAAAAATCACTAA
- a CDS encoding hydrogenase maturation factor HypE: MKISMSHGAGGEMMQNLISEIILSNIQKKSVNGGVGLDDLDDAASIPLDGYEIVISTDGHTIDPLFFPGGDIGKLAISGTINDISVMGAKPLAIANAMIISEGFNSEELEQIIKSMNQVSQETGTSIITGDTKVMEQGKLDKMVITTTGIGITKKGKIIRDNGLETGDKIILTGSIGDHGIALMAYREGFGFETSLKSDVAPIWEIVEAALKIGGVKAMKDPTRGGLANALNELAEKSNVGMIIDEDKIPIKEEVRAVSEMLGIDPYEVANEGKIVMGVEAELADDILKVIRKTKYGAEAEIIGEVTEDKHVILETSLGGKRIIEAPIADPVPRVC, translated from the coding sequence ATGAAGATCAGCATGTCACATGGTGCAGGCGGAGAAATGATGCAAAACCTCATATCAGAGATCATACTCTCCAACATCCAAAAAAAGAGTGTTAACGGCGGAGTTGGATTAGATGACCTGGATGATGCCGCTAGCATACCCCTAGACGGTTATGAGATAGTTATAAGTACAGACGGCCATACCATCGACCCCCTATTCTTCCCAGGTGGCGATATCGGGAAACTAGCAATCTCAGGTACAATAAATGACATTTCTGTTATGGGCGCGAAGCCACTCGCCATCGCAAACGCCATGATAATAAGTGAAGGCTTCAATTCAGAAGAACTCGAACAAATCATAAAATCCATGAACCAAGTATCCCAAGAAACCGGAACCTCCATAATAACAGGAGACACCAAGGTAATGGAACAAGGAAAACTAGACAAGATGGTGATCACAACAACAGGCATCGGAATAACAAAAAAAGGCAAGATAATAAGAGACAACGGCCTAGAAACAGGAGACAAGATCATCCTAACAGGTAGCATAGGAGACCATGGAATAGCATTAATGGCATACAGGGAAGGATTCGGCTTCGAAACAAGCCTAAAATCTGATGTAGCACCCATATGGGAGATAGTGGAAGCCGCCCTAAAAATAGGGGGTGTGAAAGCCATGAAAGATCCAACCCGCGGAGGTCTTGCAAACGCCCTCAATGAACTGGCAGAAAAATCTAATGTTGGCATGATAATAGACGAAGATAAAATACCCATCAAAGAGGAAGTAAGGGCCGTATCAGAGATGCTTGGCATAGACCCCTATGAGGTTGCAAATGAAGGCAAAATAGTGATGGGCGTAGAAGCAGAACTTGCAGATGACATCCTTAAGGTCATAAGAAAAACAAAATATGGGGCCGAGGCAGAGATAATCGGTGAAGTCACAGAAGACAAACATGTAATACTTGAAACATCTCTTGGCGGTAAAAGGATAATTGAAGCACCAATAGCAGATCCCGTCCCAAGAGTATGTTAA
- a CDS encoding protein-L-isoaspartate O-methyltransferase — MLEERKRMVENLVARGHIKTEKVKKAMEKVPREKFVPADQKMSAYLDQPLPIGEGQTISAPHMVAMMCEALDLERGMKVLEVGTGCGYHAAVVAEIVGEEGKVYTIERIESLYKRAKEKLKDYKQIKVIHADGTEGWEEAAPYDRIYVTAAAPEVPEPLKKQLKVGGKLLVPVGRDRFYQDLILLEKLSEDNFKTKSLGGVAFVPLIGKYGWHF; from the coding sequence ATGTTAGAAGAACGAAAAAGAATGGTTGAGAACCTGGTGGCCAGAGGCCATATAAAAACCGAGAAGGTTAAAAAGGCCATGGAGAAGGTTCCCAGGGAAAAATTCGTCCCAGCAGACCAGAAAATGAGCGCTTACCTTGACCAGCCACTCCCCATAGGAGAGGGTCAAACTATATCAGCTCCTCATATGGTTGCGATGATGTGCGAAGCCCTAGACCTTGAAAGGGGGATGAAAGTCTTGGAGGTAGGTACTGGATGCGGATATCATGCAGCAGTAGTCGCGGAGATAGTCGGTGAAGAAGGGAAAGTCTACACCATAGAACGTATAGAATCATTGTACAAGAGAGCTAAGGAGAAATTGAAGGATTACAAACAAATTAAAGTTATACACGCTGACGGCACAGAGGGTTGGGAGGAGGCAGCGCCATATGATCGGATCTATGTAACCGCAGCAGCTCCCGAAGTACCCGAACCCCTTAAAAAACAGCTAAAGGTTGGGGGTAAACTCCTCGTGCCAGTTGGACGCGACAGATTCTACCAGGATCTCATCCTATTAGAAAAATTATCAGAGGACAATTTCAAGACAAAAAGCCTCGGTGGAGTTGCATTCGTACCCCTAATAGGCAAGTATGGATGGCACTTCTAA